A window of Streptomyces sp. DG1A-41 contains these coding sequences:
- the chvE gene encoding multiple monosaccharide ABC transporter substrate-binding protein yields the protein MMIMRNRRAALAAIAGAASLALTLSACGQNSEGGSEESGGSAKGGTIGIAMPTKSSERWIADGNNVKKDLESKGYKTQLVYGEDDPDQQVSQVENLITQGVKALIIAAIDNKSMNNVLQQAKDANIPVISYDRLILGTQNVDYYASFDNEKVGELQGDYIVEKLGLKDGSKKGPFNIELFAGSNDDNNTRYFFQGAMNVLQPYIDKKQLVVRSGQTKLNQVTTLRWDGGTAQKRMDDILTSAYKRERVDAVLSPYDGISIGILSALKSDDYGSKSKPLPIVTGQDAELASVKSIIANQQSMTVYKDTRQLAKVASNMVDALLNDKKPEVNDTKTYDNGSKVVPAYLLEPVAVDKTNYQKEVVDSGYIKASDLK from the coding sequence ATGATGATCATGCGTAACCGCAGAGCCGCCCTCGCCGCCATAGCCGGAGCCGCGTCCCTCGCCCTGACCCTGTCCGCCTGCGGGCAGAACAGCGAGGGTGGCAGCGAGGAGAGCGGGGGCAGCGCCAAGGGCGGCACCATCGGCATCGCGATGCCGACCAAGTCCTCCGAGCGCTGGATCGCCGACGGCAACAACGTCAAGAAGGACCTGGAGTCCAAGGGCTACAAGACCCAGCTGGTCTACGGCGAGGACGACCCGGACCAGCAGGTCTCGCAGGTCGAGAACCTGATCACGCAGGGTGTCAAGGCGCTGATCATCGCGGCCATCGACAACAAGTCGATGAACAACGTGCTCCAGCAGGCCAAGGACGCCAACATCCCGGTCATCTCCTACGACCGCCTGATCCTCGGCACGCAGAACGTCGACTACTACGCGTCGTTCGACAACGAGAAGGTCGGCGAGCTCCAGGGCGACTACATCGTCGAGAAGCTCGGCCTGAAGGACGGCTCCAAGAAGGGCCCCTTCAACATCGAGCTGTTCGCCGGCTCCAACGACGACAACAACACGCGCTACTTCTTCCAGGGCGCGATGAACGTCCTCCAGCCCTACATCGACAAGAAGCAGCTCGTCGTCCGCTCCGGCCAGACCAAGCTCAACCAGGTCACCACCCTGCGCTGGGACGGCGGCACCGCCCAGAAGCGCATGGACGACATCCTGACCTCGGCCTACAAGCGCGAGCGGGTCGACGCGGTCCTTTCCCCCTACGACGGCATCTCCATCGGCATCCTCTCGGCGCTGAAGTCGGACGACTACGGCTCCAAGAGCAAGCCGCTGCCCATCGTCACCGGTCAGGACGCCGAGCTCGCCTCGGTGAAGTCGATCATCGCCAACCAGCAGTCGATGACCGTCTACAAGGACACCCGCCAGCTGGCCAAGGTCGCCTCCAACATGGTCGACGCGCTGCTGAACGACAAGAAGCCCGAGGTCAACGACACCAAGACCTACGACAACGGGTCGAAGGTCGTCCCGGCCTACCTGCTCGAGCCGGTCGCCGTCGACAAGACCAACTACCAGAAGGAAGTCGTCGACTCCGGCTACATCAAGGCGAGCGACCTCAAGTAA
- the mmsA gene encoding multiple monosaccharide ABC transporter ATP-binding protein — MAGPVLEMRSIVKTFPGVKALSDVTLTVQQGEVHAICGENGAGKSTLMKVLSGVHPHGTYEGDILFEGEVCEFKDIRASEQRGIVIIHQELALSPYLSLAENIFLGNEHAKGGFIDWRETLRHATELLRRVGLSDHPDTRVADIGVGKQQLVEIAKALSKKVKLLILDEPTAALNDEDSDKLLDLILELKKQGITSIIISHKLNEIRKVADSVTILRDGQTIETLDVKAPETTEDRIISGMVGRDLENRFPERSPHEPEEGVAPALEVRGWTVFHPIDQQRKVVDDVSLHVRRGEIVGIAGLMGAGRTELAMSVFGRTYGRYAGGTVLKDGKEIRTKSVPEAVKHGIAYVTEDRKHYGLNLIDTINRNISLTALGKVAKRGVVDEHEERQVAEGFRKSMNIKAPTVFEPVGKLSGGNQQKVVLSKWIFSGPDVLVLDEPTRGIDVGAKYEIYTVIDQLAAQGKAVVFISSELPELLGMCDRIYTMAAGRLTGEFSRAEASQESLMRQMTKDKEVTR; from the coding sequence ATGGCGGGACCCGTCCTGGAAATGCGCTCGATCGTCAAGACCTTTCCCGGCGTCAAGGCGCTGTCGGACGTCACGCTGACCGTCCAGCAGGGCGAGGTCCACGCCATCTGCGGGGAGAACGGCGCCGGTAAGTCGACCCTGATGAAGGTCCTCTCCGGCGTCCACCCGCACGGCACCTACGAGGGGGACATCCTCTTCGAGGGGGAGGTCTGCGAGTTCAAGGACATCCGGGCGAGCGAGCAGCGCGGCATCGTCATCATCCACCAGGAGCTGGCGCTGTCGCCGTACCTCTCCCTCGCGGAGAACATCTTCCTCGGCAACGAGCACGCCAAGGGCGGGTTCATCGACTGGAGGGAGACGCTGCGGCACGCCACCGAGCTGCTGCGGCGGGTCGGGCTCAGCGACCACCCCGACACCCGCGTCGCCGACATCGGCGTGGGCAAGCAGCAGCTCGTGGAGATCGCCAAGGCCCTGTCGAAGAAGGTGAAGCTGCTCATCCTGGATGAGCCGACCGCGGCCCTGAACGACGAGGACAGCGACAAACTCCTCGATCTCATCCTGGAGTTGAAGAAGCAGGGCATCACCTCGATCATCATCTCCCACAAGCTCAACGAGATCCGCAAGGTCGCCGACTCGGTGACGATCCTCCGCGACGGCCAGACCATCGAGACCCTCGATGTGAAGGCCCCGGAGACCACCGAGGACCGGATCATCAGCGGCATGGTCGGCCGCGACCTGGAGAACCGCTTCCCGGAGCGGTCGCCGCACGAGCCCGAGGAGGGCGTGGCGCCCGCCCTGGAGGTACGGGGCTGGACCGTGTTCCACCCGATCGACCAGCAGCGCAAGGTCGTCGACGACGTGTCCCTGCATGTCCGGCGCGGCGAGATCGTCGGCATCGCGGGCCTGATGGGCGCCGGCCGCACCGAGCTCGCGATGAGCGTCTTCGGGCGGACGTACGGCCGGTACGCGGGCGGCACGGTGCTCAAGGACGGCAAGGAGATCCGTACGAAGTCCGTGCCCGAGGCGGTCAAGCACGGGATCGCGTACGTCACCGAGGACCGCAAGCACTACGGCCTCAACCTCATCGACACCATCAACCGGAACATCTCGCTGACCGCCCTGGGCAAGGTCGCCAAGCGCGGTGTGGTCGACGAGCACGAGGAGCGGCAGGTCGCCGAGGGCTTCCGCAAGTCCATGAACATCAAGGCGCCGACCGTCTTCGAGCCGGTGGGCAAGCTGTCCGGCGGCAACCAGCAGAAGGTCGTCCTCAGCAAGTGGATCTTCTCGGGTCCGGACGTGCTGGTCCTGGACGAGCCGACGCGCGGGATCGACGTCGGTGCCAAGTACGAGATCTACACGGTCATCGACCAGCTGGCCGCCCAGGGCAAGGCGGTCGTCTTCATCTCCTCCGAGCTGCCCGAACTGCTCGGCATGTGCGACCGCATCTACACGATGGCCGCGGGGCGGCTGACCGGTGAGTTCTCGCGGGCCGAGGCCTCACAGGAATCGCTGATGCGTCAGATGACGAAGGACAAAGAGGTAACCCGATGA
- the mmsB gene encoding multiple monosaccharide ABC transporter permease, protein MSTDVTAKTPAPAPPGKGGAATGDGLLQLVMDGMRRNMRQYGMLIALGLIVALFAVWTDGDLLLPRNVSNLVLQNSYILILAIGMMLVIISGHIDLSVGSLTAFVGSMAAVFMVKHDIPWLLAVVLCLAVGAVAGAIQGFFIAYGGIPSFIVTLAGMLMFRGLTEIFLEGQTLGPFPQGLQKAANGFLPEVGPNTNYHNLTLLLGFAMIALVIFQEVRDRRRQQEFNLDVPPAKLFLLKLVAISAAVLTLTMLLASYKGAPIVLLVLGVLLVGFGYVMRNAIIGRHIYAIGGNLPAAKLSGVKDKKVTFLVFLNMGMLAALAGLVFAARFNAASPKAGLNFELEAIAASFIGGASMSGGVGTVLGAIIGGLVLGVLNNGMNLVGIGTDWQQVIKGLVLLAAVGFDVWNKRKVGS, encoded by the coding sequence ATGAGCACGGACGTGACCGCCAAGACGCCGGCCCCCGCGCCGCCCGGCAAGGGTGGGGCGGCCACCGGCGACGGACTTCTGCAACTGGTGATGGACGGCATGCGCCGCAACATGCGGCAGTACGGCATGCTGATCGCGCTGGGCCTGATCGTGGCGCTGTTCGCCGTGTGGACCGACGGCGACCTGCTGCTGCCGCGCAACGTCTCCAACCTGGTCCTCCAGAACAGCTACATCCTGATCCTCGCGATCGGCATGATGCTGGTCATCATCTCGGGCCACATCGACCTGTCGGTCGGCTCGCTGACGGCGTTCGTCGGCTCGATGGCCGCCGTGTTCATGGTCAAACACGACATACCGTGGCTGCTCGCCGTGGTGCTCTGCCTGGCCGTGGGCGCGGTCGCGGGTGCCATCCAAGGGTTCTTCATCGCGTACGGCGGCATACCGTCGTTCATCGTGACCCTGGCGGGCATGCTGATGTTCCGCGGTCTGACCGAGATCTTCCTGGAGGGCCAGACGCTCGGCCCGTTCCCGCAGGGCCTCCAGAAGGCCGCCAACGGCTTCCTGCCCGAGGTCGGCCCGAACACCAACTACCACAACCTCACGCTGCTGCTGGGCTTCGCGATGATCGCCCTGGTGATCTTCCAGGAGGTCCGTGACCGCAGGCGGCAGCAGGAGTTCAACCTGGACGTCCCGCCCGCCAAGCTGTTCCTGCTGAAGCTGGTCGCGATCTCCGCCGCCGTGCTGACGCTGACCATGCTGCTGGCCAGCTACAAGGGCGCCCCGATCGTGCTGCTCGTCCTGGGCGTGCTGCTCGTCGGCTTCGGCTACGTGATGCGCAACGCGATCATCGGCCGCCACATCTACGCCATCGGCGGCAACCTCCCGGCGGCCAAGCTGTCGGGTGTGAAGGACAAGAAGGTCACCTTCCTGGTCTTCCTGAACATGGGCATGCTCGCGGCCCTGGCGGGTCTGGTCTTCGCCGCCCGCTTCAACGCGGCCTCTCCCAAGGCCGGCCTCAACTTCGAGCTGGAGGCGATCGCGGCCTCGTTCATCGGCGGTGCGTCGATGAGCGGCGGTGTCGGCACCGTCCTCGGCGCGATCATCGGTGGCCTGGTCCTGGGCGTGCTGAACAACGGTATGAACCTCGTCGGCATCGGCACCGACTGGCAGCAGGTCATCAAGGGCCTGGTGCTCCTGGCGGCGGTCGGGTTCGACGTGTGGAACAAGCGCAAGGTCGGTTCGTAA
- a CDS encoding aldose epimerase family protein, producing the protein MELNRRTVIAGAAAAGIAATTLGGTAHATGGRKPVKTLFGKLADGTKIYSWSLENGGTRLKVLSYGGIVQSLEIPDRRGRYANVSAGFDNIEDYVAKSPYFGALIGRYGNRIGKGKFTLDGKNHQLSVNDGENSLHGGAKGFDKRVWDIEPFTKGSDVGLYLYYTSVDGEMGYPGTLKTKVTYTLTKHGDWRIDYEATTDKATVVNLTSHVYWNLAGEGSGTIEDHELQIAASRYTPTDSGLIPTGELAKVAGTPFDFRKAKPIGRDIRVSHPQLVTAKGFDHNWVLDKGITARPEHIATLRDPASGRTMKIATNEPGLQFYSGNFLDGTLTGPSDRTYRQGDALCLETQHFPDSPNKPSFPSTVLRPGQTYRTTTVHTFDC; encoded by the coding sequence ATGGAACTGAACAGACGCACGGTCATCGCGGGAGCCGCGGCGGCGGGCATAGCCGCCACCACGCTCGGCGGCACGGCGCACGCCACGGGAGGCAGGAAGCCGGTGAAGACGCTCTTCGGCAAGCTCGCCGACGGCACCAAGATCTACAGCTGGTCGCTGGAGAACGGCGGCACCCGCCTGAAGGTGCTCTCCTACGGCGGCATCGTCCAGTCGCTGGAGATCCCCGACCGCCGAGGCCGCTACGCCAACGTCTCGGCCGGCTTCGACAACATCGAGGACTACGTCGCCAAGAGCCCGTACTTCGGCGCCCTGATCGGCCGCTACGGCAACCGCATCGGCAAGGGCAAGTTCACCCTCGACGGCAAGAACCACCAGCTCTCCGTCAACGACGGCGAGAACAGCCTGCACGGCGGCGCCAAGGGCTTCGACAAGCGCGTCTGGGACATCGAGCCGTTCACCAAGGGCTCCGACGTCGGCCTGTACCTGTACTACACGAGCGTCGACGGCGAGATGGGCTACCCGGGCACGCTCAAGACCAAGGTGACGTACACCCTCACCAAGCACGGCGACTGGCGCATCGACTACGAGGCCACCACGGACAAGGCCACCGTCGTCAACCTCACCAGCCACGTCTACTGGAACCTGGCCGGCGAGGGCAGCGGCACGATCGAGGACCACGAACTCCAGATCGCGGCCTCCCGCTACACGCCCACCGACTCGGGCCTGATCCCCACGGGCGAGCTGGCCAAGGTCGCGGGCACCCCCTTCGACTTCCGCAAGGCCAAGCCGATCGGCCGGGACATCCGCGTCTCCCACCCGCAGCTGGTGACCGCCAAGGGCTTCGACCACAACTGGGTCCTCGACAAGGGCATCACCGCCCGGCCCGAGCACATCGCCACCCTGCGCGACCCGGCCTCCGGCCGCACGATGAAGATCGCCACGAACGAGCCGGGCCTCCAGTTCTACTCCGGCAACTTCCTCGACGGCACCCTGACCGGCCCGTCCGACCGCACCTACCGGCAGGGCGACGCGCTCTGCCTGGAGACGCAGCACTTCCCGGACTCGCCGAACAAGCCGTCGTTCCCGTCGACGGTGCTGCGGCCCGGGCAGACGTACCGGACGACGACGGTCCACACGTTCGACTGCTGA
- a CDS encoding family 43 glycosylhydrolase codes for MARRLLTLLAVLMLALSLGQPTASAASFANPVKSVKGADPWISYHDGNYYLVTTSWTDVITIRKSATLAGLSTAPSVQVWKGDAASRCCNIWAPELHFVNGRWYLYYVAGQNVSDYNPTQRSHVLESAGSDPMGPYTYKGQLNSAWMLDPSLMNVGGRLYMLGSAITGGTQNLVIAPMSNPYTVSGSYSTISTPTHAWERQGGTVNEGAEVLQRGGRTFLVYSASGCWTPDYKLGQLELTGSDPLSASSWTKKSTPVFQRSDAGGVYGPGHNGFFTSPDGRENWIVYHANDSASEGCDNGRTTRAQKFTWNSDGTPNFGTPVRLGASMPGPSGEPASAATTYTVSNRNSNKCLEVAGSSSADGANVQQYACNGGANQRWRLEDLGDDTHRLVNVATGKVLDTAACSSADGADLRQWSWLNNTCQRFQFVATDGGYVRIANKATGKVADVADCSTADSADVRQWTWLNNNCQQWKLTAV; via the coding sequence ATGGCCCGTCGCCTACTGACCCTGCTGGCCGTGCTGATGCTCGCCCTCAGCCTCGGCCAGCCCACCGCGAGTGCCGCCTCGTTCGCCAACCCGGTCAAGTCCGTCAAGGGCGCCGACCCCTGGATCTCGTACCACGACGGCAACTACTACCTGGTGACGACCAGTTGGACCGACGTCATCACCATCCGCAAGTCCGCCACCCTCGCCGGGCTCTCCACCGCGCCCAGCGTCCAGGTGTGGAAGGGCGACGCCGCCTCCCGGTGCTGCAACATCTGGGCGCCGGAGCTGCACTTCGTCAACGGCCGCTGGTACCTGTACTACGTCGCCGGGCAGAACGTGTCCGACTACAACCCCACGCAGCGCAGCCATGTGCTGGAGAGCGCCGGGTCCGACCCCATGGGCCCCTACACCTACAAGGGGCAGCTCAACTCCGCCTGGATGCTGGACCCGAGCCTGATGAACGTGGGTGGCCGGCTGTACATGCTGGGCAGCGCGATCACGGGCGGGACGCAGAACCTGGTCATCGCACCGATGTCCAACCCGTACACCGTCAGCGGCTCCTACTCGACGATCTCGACCCCGACACACGCCTGGGAACGGCAGGGCGGCACCGTCAACGAGGGCGCGGAGGTGCTCCAGCGCGGCGGCCGGACCTTCCTCGTCTACTCGGCGAGCGGCTGCTGGACGCCCGACTACAAACTCGGGCAACTGGAGCTCACCGGCTCCGACCCGCTGTCCGCCTCCTCCTGGACGAAGAAGTCCACGCCCGTCTTCCAGCGCAGTGACGCAGGCGGCGTGTACGGGCCGGGGCACAACGGCTTCTTCACCTCACCCGACGGCCGCGAGAACTGGATCGTCTACCACGCCAACGACTCCGCCTCCGAGGGCTGCGACAACGGCCGTACGACCCGGGCCCAGAAGTTCACCTGGAACTCCGACGGCACCCCGAACTTCGGCACGCCCGTCCGGCTCGGGGCGAGCATGCCCGGCCCGTCCGGCGAACCGGCATCCGCCGCCACGACCTACACCGTCTCCAACCGCAACAGCAACAAGTGCCTGGAGGTGGCGGGGAGTTCGTCCGCCGACGGGGCCAACGTGCAGCAGTACGCCTGCAACGGGGGCGCCAACCAGCGGTGGCGGCTGGAGGACCTCGGGGACGACACCCACCGTCTGGTGAACGTCGCCACCGGCAAGGTGCTCGACACCGCCGCCTGCTCGTCCGCCGACGGTGCCGACCTGCGCCAGTGGTCCTGGCTGAACAACACATGCCAGCGCTTCCAGTTCGTCGCCACGGACGGCGGCTACGTCCGCATCGCCAACAAGGCCACCGGCAAGGTGGCCGACGTGGCCGACTGTTCGACGGCGGACAGCGCGGACGTACGCCAGTGGACCTGGCTCAACAACAATTGCCAGCAGTGGAAACTGACCGCGGTATAG
- a CDS encoding arabinan endo-1,5-alpha-L-arabinosidase has product MSRSILRKRTALLALPTAVLLALMPSAASAYPNPGRVTGDIVTHDPSMIRTSSGQYLLYATGGGIASKTSSDRTAFRNGSDAFSSRPAWWRNYSSVPEAWAPDISYHGGKYLMYYSVSKFGSNTSAIGLATSSTGQPGSWTDQGTVYTSNSSSDFNAIDPNLFVNDDGKWWLSFGSWWTGIKMIQINPSTGKQLSGNTTRYSLASRPTGTKAVEAPFIVKRNGYYYLFASYDTCCNGTSSTYKVKVGRASSITGPYHDKNGVDMRNNGGTPVLESHGSIIGPGGQSIMNDVDGDLIVYHYYDGNANGTPKLGVNLLNWSSGWPVAY; this is encoded by the coding sequence ATGAGCCGCTCCATCCTGCGCAAGAGAACCGCCCTGCTCGCCCTCCCCACCGCCGTACTGCTCGCCCTGATGCCGAGTGCGGCGTCCGCGTACCCCAACCCCGGCCGGGTCACCGGCGACATCGTCACCCACGACCCGTCGATGATCCGCACATCGTCCGGCCAGTACCTGCTCTACGCCACCGGCGGCGGCATCGCCAGCAAGACCTCCAGCGACCGCACGGCCTTCCGGAACGGCAGCGACGCCTTCTCCAGCAGGCCCGCCTGGTGGCGGAACTACTCCTCCGTCCCGGAGGCCTGGGCGCCGGACATCTCGTACCACGGCGGCAAGTACCTGATGTACTACTCCGTCTCGAAGTTCGGCTCGAACACGTCCGCCATCGGCCTGGCGACCTCCAGCACCGGCCAGCCGGGCAGCTGGACCGACCAGGGCACGGTCTACACGTCGAACTCCTCCAGCGACTTCAACGCCATCGACCCGAACCTCTTCGTGAACGACGACGGAAAGTGGTGGCTGTCCTTCGGCAGCTGGTGGACCGGGATCAAGATGATCCAGATCAACCCGTCCACCGGGAAGCAGTTGTCCGGCAACACCACGCGGTACTCGCTCGCCTCCCGCCCCACCGGCACCAAGGCCGTCGAAGCGCCCTTCATCGTCAAGCGGAACGGTTACTACTACCTCTTCGCCTCGTACGACACCTGCTGCAACGGCACCAGTTCGACGTACAAGGTCAAGGTCGGGCGCGCGTCCAGCATCACCGGGCCGTACCACGACAAGAACGGCGTCGACATGAGGAACAACGGCGGCACGCCCGTCCTGGAGTCGCACGGCAGCATCATCGGACCGGGCGGCCAGTCGATCATGAACGACGTCGACGGCGACCTGATCGTCTACCACTACTACGACGGCAATGCCAACGGCACCCCCAAGCTTGGCGTCAACCTCCTGAACTGGAGCAGCGGATGGCCCGTCGCCTACTGA
- a CDS encoding alpha/beta hydrolase, which produces MRSVAVTPEGDQIRWVELPGQEPPRVYVHGLGATSPVYFTEVAVDPRLAGRRSLLIDLMGHGISDRPTGFDYTLESHADALAGALTSAGVSGAELIAHSMGGSVAIVLAARHPHLVSRLVLIDANLDPIPRRPGASGSSGIAAYSEQEFLAGGWEEVRDRAGTHWWSTMRLAGREALHRSAYHLTRGTTPTMRELLLELKMPRTFLFPEADGPLPGTDALIEAGVSVVPVPDCGHNVMLDNPEAFAQATAAALTPQAPN; this is translated from the coding sequence GTGCGCAGCGTCGCCGTAACGCCCGAGGGTGATCAGATCCGCTGGGTCGAACTGCCGGGGCAGGAACCGCCGCGCGTCTACGTGCACGGGCTGGGCGCCACCTCGCCCGTCTACTTCACGGAAGTCGCGGTCGATCCCCGGCTGGCCGGACGCCGTTCACTGCTGATCGATCTGATGGGCCACGGCATCAGCGACCGCCCGACGGGCTTCGACTACACACTGGAATCCCACGCCGACGCGCTCGCCGGTGCCCTGACTTCCGCTGGCGTCTCGGGCGCCGAGCTGATCGCCCACAGTATGGGCGGCTCGGTCGCGATCGTCCTGGCCGCCCGCCACCCCCACCTGGTCTCCCGGCTGGTGCTCATCGACGCCAACCTGGATCCGATCCCGCGCAGGCCGGGCGCCTCGGGCAGCAGCGGCATCGCCGCCTACTCGGAGCAGGAGTTCCTGGCGGGCGGATGGGAGGAGGTCCGCGACCGGGCCGGCACCCACTGGTGGTCCACCATGCGTCTGGCCGGCCGCGAGGCCCTCCACCGCAGCGCGTACCACCTCACCCGCGGCACGACCCCCACCATGCGCGAACTCCTCCTGGAGCTGAAGATGCCCCGCACCTTCCTGTTCCCCGAGGCGGACGGCCCTCTCCCGGGCACGGACGCCCTCATTGAGGCGGGGGTGTCGGTCGTCCCCGTCCCCGACTGCGGCCACAACGTCATGCTGGACAACCCGGAAGCCTTCGCACAGGCCACCGCGGCGGCACTCACGCCCCAGGCCCCGAACTGA
- a CDS encoding DUF4360 domain-containing protein — MAGGLLLSGAIAALLTSALPAQSPSSGFDNPPPDKIVIKVATVNGSGCPQGTAAVAVSEDNTAFTVTYSDYLAQAGGGSDPTAFRKNCQLSLIVHVPQGFTYAIASADYRGFASLQRGASATQRASYYFQGSPSTASRSHPFSGPYNDNWQATDETDWAQLVYAPCGVQRNFNINTELRVNAGTQSADKVSFMTMDSTDGDISTVYHMAWKECPKS; from the coding sequence ATGGCCGGTGGCCTGCTTCTGAGCGGCGCGATCGCCGCGCTCCTCACCAGCGCACTTCCCGCGCAATCCCCGTCCTCCGGGTTCGACAACCCGCCTCCGGACAAGATCGTCATCAAGGTCGCCACCGTGAACGGCTCCGGCTGCCCCCAGGGCACGGCCGCGGTCGCCGTCTCCGAGGACAACACGGCCTTCACGGTGACCTACAGCGACTACCTCGCCCAGGCCGGCGGGGGCTCCGATCCCACCGCGTTCCGCAAGAACTGCCAGCTCAGCCTGATCGTCCACGTGCCCCAGGGCTTCACGTACGCCATCGCCAGCGCCGACTACCGCGGCTTCGCCTCCCTCCAGCGCGGTGCGAGCGCCACCCAGAGAGCCTCGTACTACTTCCAGGGCTCCCCGAGCACGGCGTCCCGGAGCCACCCCTTCAGCGGCCCCTACAACGACAACTGGCAGGCCACCGACGAAACGGACTGGGCCCAACTGGTCTACGCACCCTGCGGAGTCCAGCGCAACTTCAACATCAACACCGAACTCCGGGTCAACGCCGGCACGCAGTCGGCCGACAAAGTCAGCTTCATGACGATGGACTCGACGGACGGGGACATCAGCACGGTGTACCACATGGCGTGGAAGGAGTGCCCGAAGTCCTGA
- a CDS encoding Rrf2 family transcriptional regulator translates to MGHGLQADRDNGRTRIPAGADYAVRAVVEPAVRQGGGPVKAETVAPAQDIPHKFLEGILGDPRRGGVVDSRRGGSGGHRLAREATEITVADVLRAVDAPIVSVRGERPTGLAYTGTAEPLLPLWIALRANVRRILEGVTIADLAAGALPEPVERLAAEPAAWENP, encoded by the coding sequence GTGGGTCATGGTCTACAGGCCGATCGCGACAACGGCCGTACGAGGATCCCGGCAGGTGCGGACTACGCGGTACGAGCGGTCGTGGAGCCGGCCGTCCGGCAGGGCGGAGGACCGGTCAAGGCGGAGACCGTCGCCCCCGCGCAGGACATCCCCCACAAGTTCCTGGAAGGGATCCTCGGCGATCCGCGGCGCGGTGGTGTCGTCGACAGCCGGCGCGGCGGGAGCGGCGGCCACCGGCTGGCTCGGGAGGCCACGGAGATCACGGTCGCGGACGTGCTCCGGGCCGTGGACGCACCGATCGTCTCGGTGCGCGGCGAGCGCCCGACCGGCCTCGCGTACACCGGCACCGCCGAGCCGCTGCTGCCGCTGTGGATCGCCCTGCGCGCCAACGTGCGCAGGATCCTGGAGGGCGTGACGATCGCCGACCTCGCGGCCGGTGCGCTGCCCGAGCCGGTGGAGCGGCTGGCGGCGGAACCGGCGGCCTGGGAGAACCCGTGA